Proteins encoded by one window of Synechococcus sp. WH 7805:
- a CDS encoding histidine phosphatase family protein produces the protein MTLRLLLVRHGLSSFNVERRIQGRDDLSTLTETGEDQARRTGTALADVPITAVYSSPLKRAASTTAGVLAARNDALEPCFDDGLLEIDLEPWSGLTAAERAERFPEEYAAWRSDPEQLELTRHDGTRYRPLPELMQQASQFLDALLARHPVDGNETVLLVGHNAILRCLITTLLGNPAGGFRRLRLDNASLSVFNLIPQGSDHQVQIECLNSTAHLNPPLPPKGAGSRMILVRHGETNWNRDGRFQGQIDIPLNSNGHAQAEAARAFLETVSIQRAYSSAMSRPRQTAEGILRSHPGVPLTVTRGLVEIGHGLWEGKLESEIRAEWAELLDEWKRTPETVQMPEGETIQDVWERSVHSWNTIAESLDRSETALVVAHDAVNKTILCSLLGLSPSDIWAIKQGNGGVTVVDMPTETGQPAVVACLNLTSHLGGVLDRTAAGAL, from the coding sequence GTGACCCTGCGTCTTCTCCTCGTTCGCCACGGACTCAGCAGCTTCAATGTGGAGCGCAGAATCCAGGGGCGGGATGACCTCTCTACGCTGACTGAAACAGGCGAGGACCAGGCACGCCGCACCGGCACGGCCCTCGCAGACGTGCCGATCACGGCGGTGTACAGCTCTCCGCTGAAACGGGCTGCATCGACCACGGCAGGAGTTCTGGCAGCCCGGAACGATGCGCTTGAGCCTTGCTTCGATGACGGTCTTCTTGAAATCGATCTGGAACCCTGGAGCGGCCTCACGGCAGCCGAACGAGCCGAGCGTTTTCCAGAGGAGTACGCAGCCTGGAGGAGTGATCCTGAGCAGCTGGAGCTGACACGTCACGACGGCACCCGCTACCGACCGCTGCCTGAACTGATGCAACAGGCCAGCCAGTTTCTTGACGCACTGCTGGCCCGTCATCCTGTTGACGGCAACGAAACAGTGCTGCTGGTTGGGCACAACGCCATCCTGCGCTGCCTGATCACAACATTGCTGGGCAATCCTGCGGGAGGCTTCCGCCGATTGCGACTCGACAACGCCTCCTTGTCTGTCTTCAATCTCATCCCTCAGGGGAGTGACCACCAGGTACAGATCGAGTGCCTGAACAGCACGGCGCATCTCAATCCACCGCTCCCTCCCAAAGGAGCCGGTTCAAGGATGATTCTGGTTCGGCACGGGGAAACGAACTGGAACCGTGATGGGCGCTTTCAGGGGCAGATCGACATCCCCCTGAACAGCAATGGTCACGCCCAAGCCGAAGCAGCAAGGGCTTTTCTGGAAACCGTGTCGATTCAGCGTGCTTACAGCAGCGCGATGTCCAGGCCGCGACAGACAGCCGAAGGAATCCTGCGCTCCCATCCCGGAGTGCCGCTGACGGTCACCCGCGGACTGGTTGAGATCGGCCATGGACTCTGGGAAGGGAAGCTGGAATCAGAGATCAGGGCCGAATGGGCTGAGCTTCTTGATGAATGGAAACGCACACCTGAAACGGTGCAGATGCCAGAAGGAGAGACCATCCAGGATGTATGGGAACGCTCGGTCCACAGCTGGAACACCATTGCGGAATCCCTGGATCGGTCTGAAACCGCTCTGGTGGTCGCTCACGATGCGGTGAACAAGACCATTCTCTGTTCACTCCTTGGCCTCAGTCCCAGTGACATCTGGGCTATCAAACAAGGCAATGGTGGCGTCACCGTGGTCGACATGCCCACGGAAACAGGGCAGCCTGCAGTTGTTGCTTGCCTGAACCTCACCTCCCATCTCGGAGGGGTTCTGGACAGAACAGCTGCTGGAGCACTCTGA
- a CDS encoding deoxyribodipyrimidine photo-lyase, whose amino-acid sequence MVHGLQLVWFKRDLRLVDHQPLARALARGPVLPLYIVEPELWSQPDCSARQWAFCRESLQDLQEAFAEVGQPLIIRSGDAVDVLERARRQLGISALWSHEETGNAWTFARDRRVAAWARERGIPWHELPQFGVVRRLQTRRGWARRWEERMGEAITPAPTGLTPLSGIAPGDLPTNDALALQADPCPYRQRGGRRLGLQELNDFLAHRVQGYCRSISSPNLAFKGCSRLSAYITWGCLSMREVLQRSREFQGRGVSSFSSRLHWHCHFIQKLEDQPPIEWEDFHPFMRGIRSLDDARFAAWAEGQTGVPFVDACMRALRAHGWINFRMRAMLMSFASYNLWLPWRDTGLHLARQFVDYEPGIHWSQCQMQSGSTSINTIRIYNPIKQGHDHDPDGAFIRRWCPELEDVPAVHLHEPWSLLGAPRSMPIVDCAISAREAKERIFEIRRSAGFDRHADAIQQRHGSRRSGLPSTRRRRSSRLTTDPGIEQLALDL is encoded by the coding sequence GTGGTCCATGGCCTCCAGCTGGTCTGGTTCAAACGTGATCTGAGGCTGGTGGATCATCAGCCCCTGGCCAGAGCGCTGGCCAGGGGCCCTGTTCTGCCTCTCTATATCGTTGAACCGGAACTCTGGAGTCAACCGGATTGCTCAGCCAGGCAATGGGCGTTCTGCCGTGAATCCCTGCAGGATCTTCAGGAAGCCTTTGCTGAGGTTGGTCAACCATTAATCATCCGGAGCGGCGATGCCGTGGATGTGCTCGAACGGGCCCGGCGTCAGCTCGGCATTTCGGCACTCTGGAGCCATGAGGAAACAGGCAATGCCTGGACCTTTGCCCGGGATCGGCGGGTCGCTGCATGGGCGAGGGAACGGGGCATTCCTTGGCATGAACTGCCTCAGTTTGGAGTCGTCAGGCGGTTACAGACGCGCAGGGGTTGGGCCCGCCGCTGGGAGGAGCGCATGGGTGAGGCGATCACCCCGGCACCCACTGGCTTGACGCCCCTTTCTGGCATCGCTCCAGGAGACCTGCCGACCAACGATGCTTTGGCTCTGCAGGCTGATCCATGCCCCTACCGGCAGCGTGGCGGCCGTCGGTTGGGCCTCCAGGAGCTCAATGATTTCCTCGCGCATCGGGTTCAGGGCTACTGCCGTTCCATCTCCAGTCCGAATCTGGCCTTCAAGGGCTGCTCAAGACTTTCCGCTTACATCACCTGGGGCTGCCTCTCCATGCGGGAAGTGCTGCAACGCAGCCGTGAATTCCAGGGGCGTGGGGTGAGCAGCTTCAGTTCGCGGCTGCACTGGCATTGCCACTTCATCCAGAAACTGGAAGATCAACCTCCGATCGAATGGGAGGACTTTCACCCCTTCATGCGCGGCATCCGTTCTCTGGATGACGCCCGCTTCGCGGCCTGGGCTGAGGGCCAAACGGGCGTTCCCTTCGTGGATGCCTGCATGAGGGCTCTGCGAGCCCATGGCTGGATCAACTTCCGCATGCGGGCCATGTTGATGTCTTTCGCCAGTTACAACCTCTGGCTTCCTTGGCGTGATACGGGTCTGCATTTGGCCAGGCAGTTCGTGGATTACGAACCAGGAATTCATTGGAGCCAGTGCCAGATGCAGTCGGGCAGCACCTCCATTAACACGATCCGCATCTACAACCCGATCAAGCAGGGGCATGATCACGACCCTGATGGAGCCTTCATCCGTCGTTGGTGTCCGGAACTCGAGGACGTGCCTGCCGTGCATTTGCATGAACCCTGGTCTCTTCTCGGTGCTCCCAGGTCGATGCCGATCGTTGATTGCGCGATTTCAGCGCGTGAAGCCAAAGAGCGCATCTTTGAGATTCGCCGCTCCGCAGGTTTTGATCGCCATGCGGATGCCATTCAGCAGCGCCATGGGTCCCGACGTTCAGGTCTGCCCTCGACCAGGCGGAGACGATCGAGCCGGCTGACCACTGACCCCGGCATTGAGCAACTGGCGCTGGATCTTTAG
- the lepB gene encoding signal peptidase I gives MKASKALVESNVSRSHPFWDFWGPVLFTLALYLGIRHFVAEARFIPSGSMLPGLQIQDRLLVEKLTYSGRSPQRGEIVVFNSPHAFDPALKAAGSPSPLRCGLVSFPLVGLIPGLGHPACDAYIKRVVAIGGDRVVVNPRGEVSVNGKALDEPYVTKFCPLDDQGMSLCRTLNVTVPEGHVLALGDNRSNSWDGRYWPGGPFLPEDQIIGRAFWRFWPLNRVGSLGS, from the coding sequence GTGAAGGCGTCGAAGGCGTTGGTTGAATCCAACGTGTCCCGTTCTCATCCCTTCTGGGATTTCTGGGGCCCTGTCCTGTTCACCCTGGCTCTGTACTTAGGCATCCGCCACTTCGTTGCTGAGGCCCGCTTCATTCCCTCAGGATCCATGCTCCCCGGTCTGCAGATTCAGGACAGGCTTTTGGTGGAAAAACTCACTTACAGCGGAAGGAGCCCGCAGCGCGGTGAGATTGTGGTGTTCAATTCGCCCCATGCATTCGACCCTGCGCTCAAAGCAGCTGGCTCTCCCTCTCCACTGCGCTGCGGTCTGGTGAGTTTTCCACTCGTCGGATTGATTCCAGGGCTGGGGCATCCCGCTTGTGACGCTTACATCAAACGTGTGGTCGCTATTGGAGGTGACCGCGTGGTGGTCAATCCTCGCGGAGAGGTTTCCGTCAATGGCAAGGCTTTAGATGAGCCTTACGTCACGAAGTTCTGCCCCCTGGATGACCAGGGCATGAGCCTTTGCCGAACTCTCAATGTGACAGTCCCCGAGGGGCATGTGCTGGCACTTGGTGATAACCGCAGCAACAGCTGGGATGGTCGTTACTGGCCAGGCGGTCCTTTCCTGCCGGAGGACCAGATCATTGGCCGGGCGTTCTGGCGTTTCTGGCCCCTTAACAGAGTCGGCTCTCTGGGATCCTGA
- a CDS encoding transaldolase → MASLLDQLSAMTVVVADTGDLEAIRKFTPRDATTNPSLILAAAQIPAYQNLIDEALRSSRRLIGDTAPVEQVVREALDEISVIFGKQILKIVPGRVSTEVDARLSFDTEATIEKGRKLIRLYNDAGISNDRVLIKIASTWEGIKAAEILETEGIHCNLTLLFGFGQAVACAEAGVTLISPFVGRILDWYKADTGRDSYPGPEDPGVLSVTRIFNYFKTYGYKTEVMGASFRNIDEITELAGCDLLTISPKLLDQLRESQATLSRKLDGENPSSNETQIHVDREQFEALMKTDRMATDKLAEGIKGFSKAIETLESMLAHRLAELEGGQAFGHAVQEIFLLNDMNGDGCITRDEWLGSDAVFDALDLDHDGLLTPEDVRRGFGAALALTTA, encoded by the coding sequence ATGGCCAGTCTTCTCGATCAGCTCTCAGCGATGACCGTTGTGGTCGCAGACACCGGGGATCTGGAGGCAATCCGTAAGTTCACCCCGAGAGACGCCACGACGAATCCTTCTCTGATCCTCGCGGCTGCCCAGATTCCTGCTTATCAGAATTTGATCGATGAAGCTCTGCGATCCTCTCGTCGACTGATTGGTGACACCGCACCGGTGGAACAGGTGGTGCGTGAAGCGCTGGATGAAATCAGTGTGATCTTCGGCAAACAAATTCTCAAGATCGTTCCCGGGCGTGTGTCCACCGAGGTCGATGCCCGGCTCAGTTTTGACACAGAGGCCACGATCGAAAAAGGCCGCAAACTGATTCGCCTCTATAACGATGCAGGCATCAGCAACGACCGTGTGCTGATCAAGATCGCCTCCACTTGGGAAGGCATCAAAGCTGCCGAAATCCTCGAGACAGAGGGAATTCATTGCAACTTAACGCTGCTGTTCGGTTTCGGTCAGGCCGTGGCTTGTGCCGAGGCTGGTGTCACCTTGATTTCACCCTTCGTCGGTCGCATTCTCGATTGGTACAAAGCGGACACCGGTCGTGATTCCTACCCCGGTCCTGAGGATCCCGGGGTGCTGTCTGTGACCCGGATCTTCAACTACTTCAAAACCTACGGCTACAAAACCGAGGTGATGGGGGCCAGCTTCCGCAACATTGACGAAATCACTGAGCTCGCTGGCTGCGATTTGTTGACTATTTCACCCAAGCTTCTCGATCAGCTGCGTGAGAGCCAAGCCACTCTCTCCCGCAAACTCGACGGTGAGAATCCCTCCAGCAATGAAACTCAGATCCATGTGGACCGTGAGCAGTTCGAGGCCCTGATGAAGACGGACCGCATGGCCACCGACAAACTTGCTGAAGGCATCAAAGGATTCAGCAAAGCGATCGAAACGCTTGAGAGCATGTTGGCCCACCGGTTGGCTGAACTCGAAGGTGGTCAGGCTTTTGGTCATGCCGTTCAGGAAATCTTTCTGCTCAATGACATGAACGGTGATGGCTGCATCACCCGTGATGAGTGGCTCGGGAGCGATGCGGTGTTCGACGCGTTGGACTTGGATCACGATGGGCTTCTCACTCCAGAGGACGTCCGCAGGGGATTCGGTGCAGCTCTTGCCCTCACAACCGCCTGA
- a CDS encoding Crp/Fnr family transcriptional regulator produces the protein MNALDTMRGLAQKSEVHTFKTGDIIFKADDPGASMFGVLEGSVRLSWKNDEGNEGYELIHAGNVFGAGALVMDGHRRLGTAQAESPCRLIEMNREKFLFAVQEAPMFAIELLASVDARLRDLKITSVG, from the coding sequence GTGAACGCTCTCGACACCATGCGTGGCCTCGCTCAGAAGAGCGAGGTTCACACGTTCAAGACAGGCGACATCATTTTTAAGGCTGACGACCCCGGGGCTTCGATGTTTGGAGTCCTTGAGGGTTCTGTTCGTTTGTCGTGGAAAAATGACGAGGGAAATGAGGGATATGAGCTCATCCACGCTGGGAATGTGTTCGGAGCCGGAGCCCTTGTCATGGATGGTCACCGTCGCCTAGGGACAGCGCAAGCTGAAAGTCCTTGCCGTCTGATTGAGATGAACAGGGAGAAGTTCCTGTTCGCTGTTCAGGAAGCGCCGATGTTCGCGATTGAGCTGCTGGCTTCTGTGGATGCGCGTCTTCGGGATCTGAAAATTACCTCCGTCGGCTGA
- a CDS encoding NAD(P)/FAD-dependent oxidoreductase → MSVYDVAVIGAGAAGSTAAFHLANAGHRVCVLEAVEGPRVKPCGGGMASSVQQWFPFDLSPAVDDVIRRVDFSWCLDDPVVAELPGEAPFWIVRRERLDCLLLEKALEAGATLHCPCLVQQVEREDGQWTIRGDSGKSLTTRAVVIADGSASPWSGQFGLGPRDLHLASTLSVRLEGLGTLNPGVARFEFGLVHHGFAWAFPLNEGINVGVGTFIGRNAMDAETVLSALLPDLGFPADAGLRQQAALRVWNGHSPLHRDGMVAVGDAASLCDPFLAEGLRPALMSGYEAAKCLDRWLNNEVASLADYSTVMRHRWGDSMAWGRRIAQVFYRFPGVGYQLGIKRPTAPRRIAQILSGEMGYGDIAQRVIRRLLLQRG, encoded by the coding sequence GTGAGCGTCTACGACGTCGCTGTGATCGGAGCTGGGGCAGCCGGCTCCACAGCAGCTTTTCACCTCGCCAATGCCGGTCATCGGGTGTGCGTTCTGGAAGCGGTAGAAGGACCGCGCGTCAAACCCTGCGGTGGCGGCATGGCGTCATCAGTTCAGCAGTGGTTTCCCTTCGATCTCAGCCCAGCGGTCGACGATGTGATCCGCCGGGTGGATTTCAGCTGGTGCCTGGACGATCCGGTGGTTGCTGAGCTACCAGGAGAGGCACCGTTCTGGATCGTGAGACGCGAACGTCTCGATTGTCTGCTGCTGGAGAAGGCCCTGGAGGCTGGAGCCACGCTCCACTGCCCTTGTCTTGTGCAGCAGGTCGAACGTGAGGATGGTCAATGGACAATCCGCGGTGACAGCGGCAAGTCGTTGACGACCAGAGCGGTGGTGATTGCGGATGGTTCGGCATCGCCCTGGTCGGGTCAGTTCGGCCTTGGACCACGAGACCTCCATCTCGCCAGCACACTCTCCGTTCGTCTGGAAGGTCTTGGAACACTCAACCCTGGTGTCGCTCGCTTCGAATTCGGTCTTGTCCACCACGGTTTCGCCTGGGCCTTTCCCCTGAATGAAGGCATCAACGTGGGCGTGGGCACATTCATCGGCCGGAATGCGATGGATGCAGAAACCGTTCTCAGCGCCTTGCTTCCTGATCTTGGATTCCCAGCGGACGCTGGACTCCGCCAACAGGCGGCCCTGAGGGTCTGGAATGGTCACAGTCCATTGCACCGCGACGGAATGGTGGCGGTCGGCGATGCGGCATCACTGTGTGATCCATTTCTGGCTGAGGGATTGCGACCGGCACTGATGAGCGGATATGAGGCAGCGAAATGTCTCGACCGCTGGCTGAACAATGAGGTGGCATCCCTCGCGGACTACTCCACGGTGATGCGTCACCGCTGGGGCGACTCCATGGCGTGGGGCCGCCGCATTGCCCAGGTGTTCTATCGCTTTCCCGGTGTGGGGTATCAGCTTGGAATCAAGCGTCCCACGGCTCCCCGCCGAATTGCCCAGATCCTTTCCGGTGAGATGGGCTACGGAGACATCGCCCAGCGGGTGATCCGTCGCCTTCTTCTGCAGCGGGGCTAA
- a CDS encoding 2Fe-2S iron-sulfur cluster-binding protein — MPTIRFEQEGQQVGCIEGANLRKAALASGINPYKGLNNLNNCGGVGQCGTCVVEVLEGSQNLSPRSDVEEVYLSDRPANYRLSCRTSVNGDVTIRTRPDDGVGKGSNSLLGAVKSLLGR; from the coding sequence GTGCCCACCATCCGTTTTGAGCAGGAAGGCCAGCAGGTCGGTTGTATCGAAGGTGCCAATCTGCGCAAAGCGGCTCTTGCTTCAGGCATTAATCCCTACAAAGGCCTGAATAACCTCAATAACTGCGGAGGCGTTGGCCAATGCGGCACCTGCGTCGTGGAGGTTCTGGAGGGTTCCCAGAATCTTTCCCCCCGCAGCGATGTTGAAGAGGTCTATCTCTCTGATCGACCAGCCAACTATCGCCTCAGCTGTCGCACGAGTGTGAACGGAGACGTCACGATCCGTACCCGTCCTGACGATGGTGTCGGCAAAGGTTCCAACAGCCTTCTCGGTGCTGTGAAGAGCCTTCTAGGCCGTTGA
- the frr gene encoding ribosome recycling factor has translation MSHSDLESSMRKSVEATQRNFNTIRTGRANSSLLDRISVEYYGADTPLKSLATLSTPDSQTIQIQPFDISALASIEKAIAMSELGFTPNNDGKVIRINVPPLTEERRKEFCKLASKYAEEGKVALRNLRRDAIDKIKKQEKDGDLSEDQSRDQQDEIQKLTNQFIAELEKHLATKEADILKV, from the coding sequence ATGTCTCACTCCGATCTCGAATCCAGCATGCGCAAGTCGGTGGAAGCCACCCAGCGCAACTTCAACACCATCCGAACCGGTCGAGCCAATTCGTCTCTTCTCGACCGCATCAGCGTGGAGTACTACGGGGCAGACACACCATTGAAATCTCTGGCCACCCTCTCAACACCGGATTCTCAGACGATTCAGATTCAGCCGTTCGACATCAGTGCGCTCGCCTCGATCGAAAAAGCGATCGCCATGAGCGAACTTGGCTTTACGCCGAACAACGACGGCAAGGTCATCCGCATCAACGTTCCACCTCTGACTGAGGAACGCCGCAAGGAATTCTGCAAGCTGGCCTCAAAGTATGCCGAGGAAGGCAAGGTGGCTCTGCGGAATCTCCGCCGGGATGCGATCGACAAAATCAAGAAGCAGGAGAAGGATGGCGACCTTTCCGAAGACCAGAGCCGTGATCAACAGGATGAGATCCAGAAGCTGACCAATCAGTTCATCGCCGAACTGGAAAAGCATCTCGCCACAAAGGAAGCCGACATCCTGAAGGTGTGA
- a CDS encoding CPBP family intramembrane glutamic endopeptidase: MTSPPSGRPSADRFLKVFLAFVSLVLATLVWILGLVDSFGKPSVAPALSLEQKELSLLAQPNIPEPLRPLVVGKDPAASLLDTLRDTPLDRLDDRQILLFTALEQDETYRASLRQVTIGQPELIPLQQALLGNEGPEQGRSELLALAPDPLIRRVLCSALGGSSADCVDSAQASAAARRLVFSEVFPLAALILGGLLLIRHGWLLLRRRLPSWPPLVSAPLSPLDMVLLVAGGFVVLGEVLVPLLIAPFTAWVSRGLSPALMQGLTVLVGYAALAVPPLLILRQQLSQCDQEAPPSGGWLQWQARPISSALLQGARGWLMVMPPVVLSGWLVSRWIGDQGGSNPLLEIVLNSRDPLALALLAITAVVLAPLFEETIFRGVLLPVLGRFLGRVGSVLVSALVFAIAHLSIGELPPLLVLGVGLALLRLSTGRLFPCVVMHSLWNGVTFLNLLLLGA; the protein is encoded by the coding sequence TTGACCAGCCCACCTTCCGGACGTCCATCGGCTGACCGGTTTTTGAAGGTGTTTCTGGCCTTCGTCTCTCTCGTTCTGGCCACCTTGGTGTGGATCCTGGGATTGGTGGACAGCTTTGGAAAGCCGTCCGTTGCTCCGGCTTTGTCGTTGGAGCAAAAGGAGCTGTCCCTTTTGGCCCAGCCCAACATCCCAGAACCGCTTCGGCCTCTGGTGGTCGGTAAAGACCCTGCTGCTTCCCTGCTGGACACCCTGCGCGACACCCCGTTGGACCGACTGGATGATCGCCAAATCCTTCTGTTCACGGCCCTTGAACAAGACGAGACCTACCGGGCGAGCCTTCGGCAGGTGACCATTGGCCAGCCAGAACTCATTCCGCTTCAGCAGGCCTTGCTTGGGAACGAGGGTCCCGAACAGGGACGATCCGAATTGCTGGCTCTTGCTCCCGACCCTCTCATCCGCAGAGTTTTGTGCAGTGCCTTGGGAGGCTCATCCGCTGACTGCGTGGATTCAGCTCAGGCCTCCGCCGCAGCGCGCCGTCTGGTCTTCAGCGAGGTGTTCCCGTTGGCGGCCCTGATTCTTGGAGGCCTGCTCTTGATCAGGCATGGGTGGCTGCTGCTGCGCCGTCGGTTGCCGTCCTGGCCGCCGCTTGTGTCGGCCCCCCTCAGCCCGCTCGACATGGTTCTGCTGGTGGCCGGTGGCTTTGTTGTTTTGGGGGAGGTGCTGGTTCCACTGTTGATCGCTCCATTCACTGCCTGGGTGAGCCGAGGCCTGTCTCCTGCACTGATGCAAGGGTTGACCGTCCTTGTCGGGTATGCCGCTCTGGCGGTTCCTCCTCTGCTCATCCTTCGCCAGCAGTTGTCGCAATGCGATCAGGAGGCTCCTCCATCGGGGGGCTGGTTGCAGTGGCAGGCCCGCCCAATCTCCTCAGCCCTTCTCCAAGGTGCAAGGGGATGGCTGATGGTGATGCCGCCTGTGGTGTTGAGCGGTTGGCTCGTGAGTCGATGGATCGGGGATCAGGGGGGGAGCAACCCTTTGCTGGAGATCGTCCTGAACAGCCGAGACCCCTTGGCCTTGGCACTGCTGGCCATCACAGCTGTTGTTCTGGCCCCGCTCTTTGAGGAAACGATTTTCCGGGGGGTGTTGCTACCGGTTTTGGGCCGTTTCCTCGGGCGTGTCGGAAGTGTGTTGGTCAGTGCGCTTGTGTTCGCGATTGCTCACCTGAGCATCGGCGAGCTGCCTCCACTGCTCGTTCTTGGCGTCGGCTTGGCGTTGCTGCGGCTCAGTACCGGGCGCCTGTTCCCCTGTGTGGTGATGCATTCTCTCTGGAATGGCGTGACGTTCCTCAATCTCTTGCTGCTTGGGGCTTGA
- a CDS encoding penicillin-binding protein 2, whose protein sequence is MSRPRVVGRSIPSSTRRRVVPLEPVPVGRMRWVFALLCLGLFGLMGRMAWLQLFQAQALEARARSVQTQRTQPLGIRRPIVDRTGRIIALDEERYRLWLHPRYFNLPGDDPVLIRPPADVADRLAPLLSIPSTKILKQIGDRPSGIKLLEGLDPETAAAVRATGISGVDLESYLHRVYPQGELFANVVGFLNQERVPQAGLEQSRHDDLQRHELARSLRRGADGTPLPDNLDAGVFFGDDLRLQLTLDARLQALAAKALSAQVKKWNAKKGVAIVMDVTNGELLALASVPTYDPNRYWDFSSARFREWSVQDLYEPGSTFKPINLAIALQEGAIKANGQVYDNGMIKVGGWPINNHDRKVNGVIDFATVLQVSSNVGMVQAMRRLPADSYWDWLSRLRLDARPDTDLPGAIAGQLKSKEQFTKQPIEPATASFGQGFSLTPLKLVQLHALLANGGRLVSPHITRGLSAGNALASAGTRQGQQLLKPEVTRTVLAWMESVVEKGSGKGVRTPGYRIGGKTGTAQKALNGVYVPGALICSFVATLPIEDPRYVVLVVVDEPQGGNAYGSTVALPVAKSIIDGLLVIEKIPPSIAQSPG, encoded by the coding sequence ATGAGTCGCCCACGTGTCGTAGGACGGTCGATCCCGTCATCAACCCGTCGGAGGGTTGTGCCGCTGGAGCCCGTTCCTGTTGGACGCATGCGCTGGGTGTTTGCCCTGCTCTGTCTTGGGTTGTTCGGCCTGATGGGGAGGATGGCCTGGTTGCAGTTGTTCCAAGCACAGGCGCTTGAAGCCCGTGCCAGGTCTGTGCAGACCCAGCGCACGCAGCCTCTCGGCATACGACGACCGATCGTGGATCGCACCGGACGGATCATCGCTCTCGATGAAGAGCGCTATCGCCTCTGGTTGCACCCCCGCTACTTCAACCTCCCTGGCGACGACCCAGTTCTCATTCGGCCACCTGCTGATGTAGCCGATCGCCTTGCCCCTCTTCTGTCGATCCCCTCCACGAAGATCCTCAAGCAGATCGGCGATCGGCCCTCCGGCATCAAGCTTCTCGAAGGACTCGATCCTGAAACGGCTGCCGCTGTTCGAGCCACTGGAATCAGTGGTGTGGATCTTGAGTCCTATCTCCATCGGGTTTATCCCCAGGGAGAACTGTTCGCCAATGTGGTTGGTTTTCTCAATCAGGAACGTGTTCCTCAGGCAGGTCTGGAACAGAGCCGTCACGACGATCTGCAGCGTCATGAACTGGCCAGGAGTCTTCGTCGTGGTGCAGATGGAACCCCCCTGCCTGACAACCTCGATGCCGGCGTTTTCTTCGGTGATGATCTTCGTCTTCAACTCACCCTTGATGCGCGTCTTCAGGCTCTGGCTGCGAAAGCTCTGAGTGCTCAAGTGAAGAAATGGAACGCGAAAAAAGGTGTCGCCATCGTGATGGATGTCACCAATGGTGAGTTGCTCGCCCTCGCTTCAGTTCCTACTTACGACCCCAATCGGTATTGGGACTTTTCCTCTGCTCGATTCAGAGAATGGTCTGTTCAGGACCTCTACGAACCAGGCTCAACCTTCAAGCCCATCAACCTGGCTATCGCTCTCCAGGAGGGAGCAATCAAGGCCAATGGGCAGGTTTATGACAACGGCATGATCAAGGTCGGTGGCTGGCCGATCAACAACCACGATCGAAAGGTCAACGGAGTGATTGATTTCGCCACCGTTCTGCAGGTCTCGAGCAATGTGGGAATGGTGCAGGCCATGCGTCGTCTGCCGGCTGACAGCTACTGGGACTGGCTCAGTCGTCTGCGTCTCGATGCTCGCCCTGATACGGACTTGCCCGGAGCGATTGCTGGGCAGCTCAAGTCAAAAGAACAATTCACCAAACAACCCATCGAGCCGGCTACGGCATCCTTCGGTCAGGGATTTTCATTGACGCCACTCAAACTTGTTCAATTGCATGCACTTTTGGCGAATGGTGGTCGATTGGTCAGTCCTCACATCACCAGGGGACTGAGTGCTGGTAATGCCCTGGCATCAGCTGGAACTCGTCAAGGTCAACAGCTGCTCAAGCCCGAGGTGACTCGCACGGTGCTCGCCTGGATGGAGTCTGTGGTGGAGAAGGGCAGTGGTAAGGGAGTACGAACTCCTGGATATCGGATCGGAGGCAAGACCGGAACCGCACAGAAAGCTCTTAATGGTGTGTATGTCCCTGGCGCCTTGATCTGCAGTTTCGTTGCCACTCTGCCGATTGAGGATCCGCGTTATGTCGTGCTGGTGGTTGTCGATGAGCCCCAGGGCGGAAATGCCTATGGCTCAACTGTGGCCTTGCCTGTTGCGAAGTCCATCATTGATGGCCTTTTGGTCATTGAGAAAATTCCGCCGAGCATCGCTCAATCCCCTGGTTGA
- a CDS encoding arsenate reductase family protein: MADLKVYSYSRCATCRKALAWLESHDISAEVIDITVRPPDRQTLTDALQQFGQVKPLFNTSGQSYRALGAAVVKAMTDDEAIDALAADGKLIKRPFVCCADDSFLVGFKPEAWAEAFLN; the protein is encoded by the coding sequence ATGGCGGATTTGAAGGTTTACAGCTACTCCCGTTGTGCAACGTGCCGCAAAGCTCTGGCATGGCTTGAGTCCCACGACATCAGTGCCGAGGTCATTGACATCACCGTCAGGCCCCCTGACCGGCAGACCCTTACGGATGCTCTTCAGCAGTTCGGGCAAGTGAAGCCTTTGTTCAACACGAGTGGTCAGAGCTACAGGGCTTTGGGTGCTGCTGTTGTTAAGGCCATGACAGACGACGAAGCCATCGACGCACTGGCTGCTGATGGAAAGTTGATCAAGCGACCCTTCGTTTGTTGCGCTGATGACTCCTTCCTGGTTGGCTTCAAGCCTGAGGCTTGGGCGGAAGCCTTTCTGAACTGA